In a single window of the Mucilaginibacter defluvii genome:
- a CDS encoding ATP-binding protein, with protein sequence MNSQQLLDVLCLSRNATAIYTTQNAVIEFANDAMISFWGKDRGVIGQKLADAVPELRGQPFLDILRDVWLTGNTYVDNGARAELLVDGDLNTFYFDFEYRAIKHPTGEMQCILHTAFDVTDDVLHAQQMSAAQQREKELTDELAAINEELSASNEELLATNEELKESYDNLQLLNQTLTENEAWFRGMVQQAPVAIAVLDGRDLIIDTANAYILEIWGKDDSVIDKPLNIALPELEGQPFLQLLDDVYTSGIPFYGSETRASLVRNGKLEHGYFNFVYHPLKDGSGNTMSVMVVATEVTEQINARREIEKSEHRLNRMVMTSPIGMTILKGRELIIEIANQNVLTIWNRNIDQVKGKRLLEIFPELIGQPFPDMLQQVFDTGQPFGMDETTADVGMPDGTIVKYHLDFSYDPLFDAGGNVEAILVTVSDITERVHSRRRMLHEQERSRLAAEAAQLGTFDVDIVNNTLDWDSRCRALFGISHNDTVTYDDHFLAGLHPDDRERVKEVIKHSYNRSASNGNYDVEYRTIGFEDGKTRWVGAKGKVFFDEHDIPQRFMGIVIDITDKKEDEQRKNDFIAMVSHELKTPLTSLKAYTQVLQARAVKNNDNFTAGALDKSLLQVNKMNTLIKGFLDVARLESGKINLDIEEFNLNNLIKEAIEEAAITLDSHHIVLEHDCQVSIKADREKIGQVLNNLISNATKYSPRGSNISINCKLQDNTVLVSVKDKGIGIKPADMERLFDRFYRVSSPHTKTIAGFGIGLYLCAEILRYHKGRIWVNSEVGEGTTFSFELPLT encoded by the coding sequence ATGAACAGCCAACAGCTGCTGGATGTACTCTGCTTATCACGAAACGCTACAGCAATTTACACTACTCAAAATGCAGTAATTGAATTTGCTAACGACGCCATGATCAGCTTTTGGGGTAAAGACCGCGGTGTGATAGGCCAAAAACTCGCTGATGCCGTCCCCGAACTACGCGGCCAGCCATTTTTAGATATTTTACGTGATGTTTGGCTAACCGGCAACACATATGTAGATAACGGCGCCCGCGCCGAACTGCTGGTTGACGGAGACCTGAATACTTTTTATTTCGATTTTGAATATCGCGCCATTAAACATCCCACCGGTGAAATGCAGTGCATTTTGCATACCGCGTTTGACGTAACGGACGACGTTTTGCACGCGCAGCAAATGAGCGCCGCGCAACAACGTGAAAAAGAGCTAACGGATGAACTCGCCGCTATAAATGAGGAGCTCTCTGCGTCAAACGAGGAGTTACTTGCCACCAACGAAGAGTTAAAGGAATCATACGATAACCTGCAACTTTTAAATCAAACCCTCACAGAAAATGAAGCCTGGTTTAGGGGCATGGTACAACAGGCGCCCGTGGCCATTGCCGTACTTGACGGCCGCGACCTGATAATTGATACGGCTAACGCTTACATACTCGAAATTTGGGGCAAGGACGATAGCGTAATTGATAAGCCACTAAACATAGCGTTGCCTGAACTTGAGGGGCAACCGTTTTTACAGTTGCTGGATGACGTTTACACCAGTGGTATACCCTTTTATGGCAGCGAAACCAGGGCGTCATTAGTGCGCAACGGAAAGCTGGAACATGGCTATTTTAACTTTGTATATCATCCTTTAAAGGATGGCAGCGGCAATACCATGAGCGTAATGGTAGTTGCTACCGAGGTTACCGAGCAAATTAACGCGCGCAGGGAGATAGAAAAAAGTGAGCACCGCCTTAACCGCATGGTGATGACCTCGCCAATAGGGATGACCATTTTGAAAGGCAGGGAACTGATCATCGAAATTGCCAACCAGAACGTTTTAACCATATGGAACCGGAATATTGACCAGGTTAAAGGCAAACGCCTGCTTGAAATATTCCCTGAACTGATAGGCCAGCCTTTTCCGGATATGCTCCAGCAGGTATTTGACACGGGGCAGCCTTTTGGGATGGACGAAACCACGGCAGATGTAGGTATGCCTGACGGTACCATTGTGAAGTATCACCTCGATTTTAGTTACGACCCGTTGTTTGATGCCGGCGGAAATGTTGAAGCCATATTGGTAACCGTGAGTGACATTACGGAAAGGGTTCACTCCAGGCGGCGAATGCTTCATGAACAGGAACGGAGCCGGCTAGCGGCGGAAGCAGCCCAGTTGGGAACTTTTGATGTGGATATTGTTAACAACACGCTTGACTGGGATAGCCGGTGCAGGGCATTGTTCGGTATATCCCATAATGATACCGTTACTTATGACGATCATTTTTTGGCGGGCCTGCACCCCGACGATCGCGAGCGGGTAAAGGAAGTTATTAAGCACTCGTACAACAGATCGGCCAGCAACGGCAACTATGATGTGGAATACCGCACTATTGGCTTTGAGGACGGAAAAACAAGATGGGTAGGCGCCAAAGGCAAGGTGTTTTTTGACGAGCACGATATCCCGCAGCGTTTTATGGGCATTGTGATTGATATTACCGATAAAAAAGAGGACGAGCAGCGCAAAAACGACTTCATTGCGATGGTTAGCCATGAGCTGAAAACGCCGCTCACCTCACTTAAAGCCTATACGCAAGTATTGCAAGCCCGGGCGGTTAAAAACAATGATAACTTTACCGCCGGCGCCCTCGATAAATCATTGCTGCAGGTAAATAAGATGAATACGCTTATTAAGGGCTTTCTTGACGTGGCGAGGCTGGAGTCGGGCAAAATAAATCTCGACATTGAAGAATTCAACCTCAATAATTTAATTAAAGAGGCCATTGAAGAAGCCGCTATTACACTTGACTCGCATCATATAGTATTAGAACACGATTGCCAGGTAAGCATTAAGGCTGATCGCGAAAAGATAGGCCAGGTACTTAATAACCTAATTAGCAACGCTACCAAATATTCGCCGCGGGGCAGCAATATCTCAATTAACTGTAAACTGCAGGACAATACCGTATTGGTATCGGTTAAGGACAAAGGTATCGGTATT